From Cryptococcus neoformans var. neoformans B-3501A chromosome 6, whole genome shotgun sequence, the proteins below share one genomic window:
- a CDS encoding hypothetical protein (HMMPfam hit to XRN_N, XRN 5'-3' exonuclease N-terminus, score: 545.9, E(): 3.4e-161), with product MGVPALFRWLSKKYPKIVERVKEDTPKKIRGPDGEIVEEPIRYENPNPNGFEVDNLYLDMNGIVHPCTHPEGRPAPETEEEMMVEIFKYTERVVNMCRPRKVLMMAIDGVAPRAKMNQQRSRRFRAAQEAADKEEERREAIKLFEAMGHAVSEETANHKSWDTNAITPGTPFMDLLSISLKYWVSHKLTTDPGWKDLKIILSDSSVPGEGEHKIMDWIRRQRSYPTWDANTSHVIYGLDADLIMLSLATHEPHFRVLREDVFAQSSKGPHACKNCGKVGHIAANCKSDKKFKDPNVAEVAKTEDPKPFIFLDVACLREYLAVELVVPGMPFPFDLELAIDDWIFMIFFVGNDFLPHLPSLEIREGAIDVLLKIWRAELPRMGGYLTNHGKVNLDRAQVILEGLAKSEDEIFQKRKDDEERQEHSQKRRRIEEHKRQDEDKAREEDRNTLTLNGTEYVAVDNPAATARGGPLHPSLPSRPAFDLVPKEDAVKQPEDQDQKAKKAMAGSNSDIVKNRKAIRMANMSAAQALKAELEGGNDVNVDDKKAIAQEGKEEDEAVVTVERTEDEEKEQLTKEEARGTLEEQGEKEGVDEEVVPPAIQTDEDEGEAPVGDATVAENDESTIPEDDEDPTHVPRKRKRGDSDGDEDSNEEDDDDDDDDAPPNPEADQPIPKKKLKVNADGTVDYEDDVKLWEPGYRERYYEKKFGVKLSEREFIDKVTKSYMEGLCWVLEYYYQGVPAWDWFYPYHYAPFAQDFRDVGSMDIKFETSIPFKPFAQLLGVFPAASRIHLPEPLQTLMIDEDSPILDFYPPDFEIDMNGKKMAWQGVALLPFIDQNRLLTALKSKEELLSDDEKRRNSWGDNVMFIANENPLYDLFCDKLYGLRAKDVSKPIPIDTKASYGITGSVLPDPNCVPASTFDTPIPSISECPDLNPNDSISVRYYFPRQAHPHRSILLRGYKPEPARLTESDKDWVRRGGQGGRRGHRHNGGGNGNVTGGPGMARGRYESGPPRTNGYQPPPPRSNYGGSSGYGYGAPAPLPSRPPVSSYGGGAGGYGYSNPYAAAPNPYAGGYGAPAPYAAGGYGQRPYVPPLPPPNPYSAPPPAYGRPPGGGYGYGAPPPRGGGYNPYPSRR from the exons AATCCTAACGGGTTCGAGGTGGATAATCTTTATC TGGATATGAACGGTATCGTGCATCCCTGTACGCACCCTGAAGGCCGACCCGCACCagagacagaagaagaaatgatggTGGAAATTTTCAAGTATACTGAAAGGGTAGTCAACATGTGCAGGCCGAGAAAAGTCTTGATGATGGCTATCG ATGGTGTTGCTCCTCGAGCGAAGATGAATCAACAGCGTTCTCGTCGTTTCAGAGCCGCTCAAGAAGCCGCagacaaggaagaagagaggagagaggctATCAAATTGTTTGAAGCCATGGGCCACGCCGTTTCAGAAGAGACTGCCAACCACAAGAGTTGGGATACCAACGCAATCACCCCTGGTACACCATTCATGGACCTTCTCTCAATATCACTAAAGTACTGGGTGTCCCACAAGCTCACAACCGACCCTGGATGGAAAGATCTCAAAATCATCCTCTCTGACTCATCCGTCCCTGGTGAGGGTGAGCACAAGATTATGGACTGGATTCGTCGTCAGCGAAGCTACCCCACATGGGATGCCAACACGTCACATGTCATCTACGGTTTGGACGCTGATTTGATTATGCTTTCGCTTGCCACCCACGAACCTCATTTCCGTGTTCTTCGAGAAGACGTCTTCGCCCAAAGTTCTAAGGGACCCCATGCTTGCAAAAACTGTGGCAAGGTCGGTCATATTGCCGCCAATTGTAAGAGCGATAAAAAGTTCAAAGACCCCAATGTTGCTGAAGTTGCCAAGACGGAGGACCCCAAacctttcatcttccttgatGTGGCTTGCTTACGCGAGTATTTGGCAGTCGAGCTTGTTGTACCAGGCATGCCCTTCCCGTTTGACCTCGAATTGGCGATTGATGATTGGATTTTCATGATTTTTTTCGTTGGTAACGATTTCTTGCCTCATCTGCCGAGCTTGGAAATCCGTGAAGGTGCGATTGATGTGCTTCTCAAGATCTGGAGGGCGGAGCTACCGAGGATGGGTGGTTACCTTACCAACCACGGCAAAGTCAATCTTGACCGAGCTCAAGTTATCTTGGAAGGGTTGGCCAAGTCCGAGGATGAAATCTTccagaagagaaaggatgatgaagagcgTCAGGAGCATTCCCAGAAGCGTAGGAGGATTGAAGAGCATAAGAGACAAGATGAGGATAAGGCGCGTGAAGAGGATCGTAACACCTTGACTCTAAACGGCACAGAGTACGTTGCTGTTGATAACCCCGCTGCGACCGCCCGTGGCGGtcctcttcacccatcGTTGCCGTCTCGACCGGCATTCGACCTCGTTCCCAAGGAGGATGCAGTTAAACAACCAGAGGATCAGGAccaaaaggcaaagaaggcaaTGGCTGGCTCCAACTCGGATATAGTCAAGAATCGCAAGGCGATCAGGATGGCAAACATGAGTGCGGCTCAGGCACTCAAGGCTGAGTTGGAGGGTGGTAATGACGTGAATGTCGACGACAAAAAGGCGATTgcccaagaaggaaaggaagaggatgaagcggTTGTTACTGTTGAGAGGAcggaggacgaggaaaaggagcaGCTGACGAAGGAGGAAGCGAGGGGAACTTTGGAAGAGCAAGGCGAGAAAGAGggtgttgatgaagaggtggtTCCTCCCGCTATCCAGAcggacgaggatgagggtgagGCGCCCGTCGGTGATGCCACCGTGGCTGAAAATGACGAATCTACTATCCCtgaggacgacgaagacCCCACACACGTTCCCcgcaagagaaagaggggcGATTCcgatggtgatgaggatagcaatgaggaggatgacgatgacgacgacgacgatgcTCCCCCTAATCCCGAAGCCGACCAGCCTATTCCGAAGAAAAAGCTCAAGGTCAATGCAGACGGAACGGTCGActatgaagatgatgttaAGCTATGGGAGCCCGGATATAGAGAAAGATATTATGAGAAGAAGTTCGGTGTAAAATTGTCGGAGAGAGAATTCATTGACAA GGTTACCAAGTCCTATATGGAAGGACTCTGTTGGGTTCTTGAATATTACTACCAGGGCGTTCCTGCTTGGGATTGGTTCTATCCTTATCACTATGCTCCCTTTGCTCAAGACTTCCGCGATGTTGGGTCTATGGACATCAAGTTCGAAACCAGCATACCTTTCAAGCCGTTTGCACAGCTTTTAGGTGTTTTCCCGGCCGCTAG TCGAATTCATCTGCCTGAACCTTTACAGACTCTCATGATTGACGAAGACTCCCCCATCCTCGACTTTTACCCTCCCGACTTTGAGATCGATATGAACGGCAAAAAAATGGCTTGGCAAGGTGTCGCTCTCTTGCCCTTTATCGATCAGAACCGCCTTTTGACCGCTTTGAAGAGTAAGGAAGAGCTCCTGTCTGAtgacgagaagagaaggaacaGTTGGGGAGACAATGTTATGTTTATCGCCAACGAGAACCCGTTGTATGATTTATTCTGTGATAAGTTGTATGGTTTAAGAGCGAAAGACGTAAGCAAG CCTATACCGATTGACACCAAAGCTTCGTACGGCATAACTGGTTCTGTTCTACCCGATCCCAACTGTGTCCCTGCGTCCACATTCGACACGCCTATTCCCAGTATTTCGGAATGCCCTGATCTTAACCCCAACGACTCTATCTCCGTCCGATATTACTTCCCACGCCAAGCGCATCCTCATCGATCGATTCTTCTGAGAGGATATAAACCTGAGCCTGCAAGGCTGACGGAAAGCGATAAGGATTGGGTCCGACGTGGTGGTcaaggtggaagaagaggtcaCAGGCACAACGGCGGTGGAAACGGAAATGTGACAGGTGGACCGGGTATGGCAAGAGGCAGGTACGAGAGTGGGCCGCCACGGACCAATGGCTACCAACCGCCTCCGCCTCGGTCGAACTATGGGGGTAGTTCTGGTTACGGCTACGGCGCCCCTGCACCTCTGCCATCAAGGCCGCCTGTATCGTCTTACGGAGGTGGAGCCGGTGGATATGGCTACAGTAACCCCTATGCTGCAGCACCAAATCCTTATGCCGGAGGTTATGGAGCACCAGCACCTTATG CTGCAGGAGGCTATGGTCA